CAACCTGCAACCTATTAGCCTACTTCACCACCACCATCCGCTGCACGGCCGAAAACGAGCCGGCGGACATCCGCAGCAGGTACGCCCCGCTCGAAACTGTCGCGCCCGCGTCCGTGCGGCCGTTCCAGCTCGCCTCGTGGCGGCCGGCCGGCAGCTCCCCGTCGAACACCCGGGCCACTTCGCGGCCCAGCATGTCGTATACCGTCAGGCGAACCTGCGCCGCCTCGGGCAGCGCGAAACGGATCGTCGTCGTCGGATTGAACGGGTTCGGGTAGTTGCCTTCGAGCGCAAACGCGGTCGGCAGCGCCTCGGCCTGAAGCGTCAGGCCCTCGGCCGCGACGCTCCGCAGCGCGCCAGCCACCGGCGCCGCCGCCTGCGGGCTCTCGGCCGGACCTTCACCCGTCGGCGTGAAGCCGGCGTCGGTGGTAAGCACCAGCTTATCGAGGGCGGTGCCGTCCTCGCGCATCCACACATGCACCGTGTGCGCGCCGGCCGAACCGATGGAGAGCGGCACGGCGGAACCGCCCTTGACCAGCGCGACCCATACCCACTCGTTGAGGGCATTGGTCTGCCAGCCGTTCGTCGTGCTGGAAATCACGCCGTCGATGCCGGCATGCATCGAGTTGGATTTATTGCTCGGCGCGTAGATGCGACCCCAGACGTAATAGCTGCCCGTGGTCGTGAAATCGACATCGAACGACAACTCCGGACTCGTCGTCTCGGCGTTGGTCTTGATCTCCGTGTTGTCGTCGGGCGTGGTGTCCATGTAGCTGCCGCCGCTCGCGCCGGCGTAGGCCGCCGCAGCCACCCAGGTGTCGGCGCCGCGCTGGATGTTGGCGTGGAAATGCTCGGCCTCCATCACCACCATCCCGCCGGCTTCGATAAAGCCGCCGGTGCCGCCCGTCCCGTCCGTCACCGTCACGCTCTGGCTCGCGGTACCGGTCGCGCCTTCGTCGTCCGTCACCGTGAGCGCCACCGTGTAGGTGCCGGCCGCCGCGTAGGTGTGCGACGCGGTCGCGCCGGAGCCGGTCGCGCCGTCGCCAAAGGTCCACGCATAACTCACGATCGTGCCGTCGCTGTCCGAGGACGCGCTGCCGTCGACCGACAACGCGAGGTCGGTCGCCGAATGCGTGAAGCTGGCCACGGGCGCGTTGTTGCCGGTGCCGCCGCCATCGCGCGGGCTCTCAGCGGGCCCGATGCCCTCCGGCGCGAAGCCGGCGTCGGTGGAGAGGATGATCTTGTCGACCGACGCACCGTCCTCCGCCATCCAGACATGCACGGTGTGGATGCCGGGCGTATCCACCGTGATCGTGGCGTCGGTGCCATCGAGCCGTCCGTTGGTCCACGTCCACGCCCCGAAGGTGCTGACGCTCATCGGACTGGCGTCGGCGACGCCTCCGATGCCTGAAAACGTTTTGTTGCTTTTCGAATCGTTGCCCCAGATGCGGTGCCAGACGTAGTAGGTGCCCGTCGTCGTGAAGTTCACCTCGAACACCTGTTCCGGGCTCACCGCCTCGGGAGCCGTCCGGATGCGGGTGCCGTCGTCGGGCGTCGCCTGCATGGCGCCGGCGCCGCTGAAGCCGGCGTTGGCGGTCGCCAGCGTCCAGGCATGACCATCCCGGTCCACCTGGCTCTGTGCGTTTTCGGATTCCATCGACACGAGTCCGCCCGCTTCCAGGAACGCGCCGGTGCCGCCCGTGCCCGCGCTGACGGTCACGCTCTTGCTCGTCGTCCCGGTCAGCCCCTCGCCATCCGTCACCGTCAGCCCGACGGTATAGGTGCCGGCCGCCGCATAAGTGTGCGAAGCCGTCATGCCGGAACCCGTCGCCCCGTCGCCGAACGTCCAGGCATAACTCACGATCCCGCCGTCATCCGTGGAGGCCGAGCCATCCACGTTCACGGTCAGGCCGGTGCTCGTGAACGAAAAATTGGCGCTAGGCGGGGTGTTGCCCACCGTTCCATCCTCGACGATCGTCATCCGCTGGTTGATGGCCGCACTGGGCAGC
The Rhodothermales bacterium genome window above contains:
- a CDS encoding PKD domain-containing protein, with the translated sequence MNINNLSRGAIWVGVALALCAPGAAFAQIAFTEVAASAGVGGDIYDSTSRHGLGVNWIDYDNDGFPDLFLPNGGGELPHFFRNNGNGSFTRKDALLPSLPVVEMTGSVFADYDNDGDMDIYITVGGSDLYDPDGSPNFLLKNLWVENGNAESTPMFVEVAASAGVDNRPPVAFGPNGGYKSYTATWLDYDLDSCIDLFVGTMVWDAGGSDVNRNALYKNNCNGTFTNVTTSAGLFNGDPVMDRPTLVVFGGLMDDDAYPDLYVVNVQQPSPYHHDQYFHNNGDGTFTELTATMPGIGDDSGAGMGIDLADIDLDGDWDIYMSDLANPGGIEPVAENNVLYKGNPGGTWSENSAPAAGVKSFDSWAVNFFDLNHDGYEELLVGVIAPTQMKDELFQNDGDGTFTDISVAAGMISGDSRGSAAADYDRDGDVDFAVVNLNGNLFLYRNDTAGKQNWLEIDLQATVSNRAAIGALIEVKAGGHTYMRQIKSGVSSHSQNERTAHFGLGSATTVNEIKVTWPSGAVTVLPSAAINQRMTIVEDGTVGNTPPSANFSFTSTGLTVNVDGSASTDDGGIVSYAWTFGDGATGSGMTASHTYAAAGTYTVGLTVTDGEGLTGTTSKSVTVSAGTGGTGAFLEAGGLVSMESENAQSQVDRDGHAWTLATANAGFSGAGAMQATPDDGTRIRTAPEAVSPEQVFEVNFTTTGTYYVWHRIWGNDSKSNKTFSGIGGVADASPMSVSTFGAWTWTNGRLDGTDATITVDTPGIHTVHVWMAEDGASVDKIILSTDAGFAPEGIGPAESPRDGGGTGNNAPVASFTHSATDLALSVDGSASSDSDGTIVSYAWTFGDGATGSGATASHTYAAAGTYTVALTVTDDEGATGTASQSVTVTDGTGGTGGFIEAGGMVVMEAEHFHANIQRGADTWVAAAAYAGASGGSYMDTTPDDNTEIKTNAETTSPELSFDVDFTTTGSYYVWGRIYAPSNKSNSMHAGIDGVISSTTNGWQTNALNEWVWVALVKGGSAVPLSIGSAGAHTVHVWMREDGTALDKLVLTTDAGFTPTGEGPAESPQAAAPVAGALRSVAAEGLTLQAEALPTAFALEGNYPNPFNPTTTIRFALPEAAQVRLTVYDMLGREVARVFDGELPAGRHEASWNGRTDAGATVSSGAYLLRMSAGSFSAVQRMVVVK